Proteins found in one Hypomesus transpacificus isolate Combined female unplaced genomic scaffold, fHypTra1 scaffold_55, whole genome shotgun sequence genomic segment:
- the tor4aa gene encoding torsin-4A — MGEQEDICDRLSGSQIEGEMEEQEEGDGKMQSAPLTFSHFSSSVRAMIRIKLKYQAIKRRRLEMMVGPGNGGMGLVQTGAASRTSPKIFTFDSLTPSTMSSPSYNSYQKKRKKIRRSRVMFPSGGDCRAPPKQEQSRAKNCLLLLLAIVFLQVYNAIENLDDHVLRYDLEGLEKTLRREVFSQQGAVEALLSHLKDYLSTYVHSKPLVLSLHGPSGVGKSHIGRLLAGHFRSVVGESLVLQYYVLHHCPLETEAWYCARALSTLVTEMVTRAEEDEKIPVFIFDEVEHMHGEILGTLRDLVISQHSNEYLNAVYLFLSNLGHGHITKHLLHNSSSGSITNSAVGCHNNLVKELSLILHNTLENIHPIWAEAELLPLILLEKSHVMECFMDEMSREGFYPDRTNIERLAGEMEYYPSVGGRKYARTGCKQVVAKVNML; from the exons ATGGGTGAGCAGGAGGACATCTGTGACAGACTATCAGGGTCTCAGATAGAGGGAGAAATggaagaacaggaagagggagacggAAAGATGCAATCTGCgcctctcactttctcccatttctcttcctctgtgcgGGCCATGATTCGGATCAAACTAAAGTACCAGGCCATTAAGAGGCGCCGTCTAGAGATGATGGTGGGGCCGGGGAACGGGGGGATGGGTCTGGTCCAAACCGGGGCCGCCAGTCGCACCAGTCCCAAAATCTTTACCTTTGATAGCCTTACCCCCTCTACAATGTCCTCACCCTCTTACAATAGTTACcagaagaaaaggaagaaaattaGGAGATCCCGTGTGATGTTTCCTAGTGGAGGTGACTGCAGGGCGCCGCCTAAACAGGAACAGAGCCGTGCCAAGAactgcctcctcctgctcttggCCATTGTCTTTCTGCAG GTGTACAATGCAATAGAAAACCTTGATGACCACGTCCTCAGATATGACCTGGAGGGTTTAGAGAAGACGCTAAGGAGGGAAGTGTTTAGTCAGCAGGGGGCAGTGGAGGCCCTGCTGTCACACTTGAAGGATTACCTTTCCACCTATGTCCACAGTAAGCCCCTGGTCCTATCCTTGCACGGCCCAAGTGGAGTGGGGAAAAGCCACATCGGGCGTCTCCTGGCTGGACACTTCCGATCAGTGGTGGGGGAATCACTGGTGCTCCAGTACTATGTTCTACACCACTGCCCCCTCGAGACCGAAGCCTGGTACTGTGCCCGCGCCCTGTCCACCCTTGTCACAGAGATGGTTACACGCGCTGAGGAGGACGAGAAGATTCCAGTCTTCATCTTTGATGAAGTTGAGCACATGCATGGCGAGATACTGGGTACCTTGAGGGACCTTGTGATCTCACAGCACTCCAACGAGTATCTGAACGCCGTTTATCTTTTCCTTAGCAACCTGGGCCATGGCCACATCACCAAACACCTGCTGCACAATTCCTCAAGTGGCTCTATCACAAATTCTGCAGTGGGGTGCCACAACAATTTGGTAAAAGAATTATCCCTGATATTGCACAACACTCTGGAGAACATTCATCCAATATGGGCAGAGGCAGAGCTCCTTCCTTTGATCCTGTTGGAGAAAAGTCATGTGATGGAGTGTTTCATGGATGAGATGTCGCGTGAGGGGTTCTATCCAGACCGTACCAACATTGAGCGTCTAGCGGGGGAAATGGAATACTATCCTTCTGTAGGGGGACGTAAGTATGCAAGGACAGGCTGCAAGCAGGTGGTGGCCAAGGTCAACATGCTATGA